The nucleotide sequence CAGCCTCAGTAATATATCTGTTTTTGAACATGTAGAAGTCAGAAAAGAATCACATAACAAACCTAGGCAATTGTATAAAGTCTGGTAAtataataaagataaaaaaagctACTCTCTGTAGAGCAGTAACCAGATGTATCAGGAAAAAGAGTTAATCACATGTGCAATTGATTTCTTTTCTTAATTGTCccaatatttattttcttaatcgTCCCAATATTTAGTTGTGACTCACGTACCAATCACCTAAATCTTTCAGCAGTCACAAGTGGAATTAACAGAAGAAGAAACTATAATCAGAGATAAGATAAGAAATGCAATAACAGATGTTTCCAATCCCCATGTTCAAAATGAAatggcacaaatagagtaaaacgATAGCATGCCTTACAACTATAAATATTTAACTATCTATTCTGCTCGTAAAATTTACAATTTAGCTCAAAACACTAAGGATAATTAAACCTCCGGTCATGTCCATGAACTTAAAGTCAGATGAAAGGAACAGTTACCGAAGAAAATATAATTCTGAAAGACAGATATTGAACTGACAGCCCAGACTTTCAGCTCCTTCTGTAAGTCTGGCCTTGGTGAACCATCTACTTGAACCTTCAAGCTCAAATTTAGCAAGAATGCCTCCGCAACCACAATGCCAGCCAAATGACCAATCCAACACCTTTCTTGCCCCAAGCTGGCACGAATCTCATCACTAACTAAAGGAAAAAGAACATTTAAATCATCACCTTCCCCAATATGTTGCACCGTCCACACTCGAACAATATCGATAAAACATGGCAGCAAATAGCTATTACAAAGCTCTTGCCCATCAGAACTCCTTCCACTACAAATGCTGATATAGCTGACGACGCCGTCTGCCAGACTCTCAATCTCCTTCCTCATCTTCTTAGCCACCTTCCCAGATAGCTTCTTTTCCTCTCTGACACAATGATATAGCTCCGAAACAACGGGTGCGAGCAAGGCCACCGACTTTGGGCCATTACACGACGCGGAGCAGGCCGAAAGCAGCTGGAGAAGGTCTCTTATCGCAAAAACTCGATCAAGAACATCCCGTTTCGACCGGATTGCTTCGTGGTAACCCAGGGCAGAATAGAACCAGATGACCTCGATCGGGGGATCCACGCTGGACTGAAGCAGGCGGAAGAATATCGAGCGGAAGGCGGAGAAGTCGCAGGACTCCTTCTTGACTTCGATGAGATAGCGATCGATGGATTCTTTCAACACGGAGTGGAAGTTGGGGCCAGCTAGAGGGCCGAAGACGAGGGGTTTGGCACGCGTTGGGGATTCGAGGATGATCGGATCCATCAGGCGCAGGGGATTTCGAGAACTAACAAAGATCGAGCAAGCAACAGGAAGAGACTGGGAAGAAtgcaaaccctaaccctaattttCTCGATCGTTTTGGGGGGAAAGTTTTGAGTTCGGATGGGGGTTTCTGATGCGGTTCGAAAGGTTTAAGGATCCAACACGGTCCAGGTGAGCCGCATCCCATCTTGATCTTGGGATCTCCATGTTTACACAAATCTCAAAGTCCAGTTCAGCCAGCTCTCAAGCGGGTCCGATCCGCCACTCTTCTCGAAGCATCGATCCGAAGTCTGGATTCCATTTTGGATCAAGTCCAATAGAACGACCGTGGAGAGACTCCGACGAACAGTGAGAGCTGCGGATGGCAGAAATGGCGAGGCTCTCCCAACGCATCCTCTCTTCGTTGTTTCTTCTCCTACTCCTTTTCATCTATTCTTCGCTTCCCTATTTCGTCGCTTCCTCGAAGAAGCCACCTTCGGCTGCTCGTAAGGGAGACATCCCTTTTATCCGGTGCCAGGTCTGTGAGAAGATCGCCCACCGGATCATTCACCAGGTCAAGAAGAAGGAGGCTCAGATCTCACCCAAAAAGGTTGTTTTTTCCTCTTCACTTTCTTTCCGttcttttttattatgatattgttgcttCCGGATTCGAGGAGGTTGATCTGAGTCGGATGGTTTCGTTTGGACGAATTTTGTGTCGGATTAGGTTTCAGAATTTCAGATCATCGAGATAGCCGAGAATATCTGCAATTTGAAGAAGGAGGAGGCGGATTGGATTCGCCAGATTGATGTTGTTGAGAAAGGTGATAAATTGGAGGTACGTGAACGAACTATGAACTGATTCCAGATCACTGAATAGTAAGTCAGGATATCTCTATCTCGTTAGAATATTTACGTAGATATATGAACGACATGTTAGCGGGCTCTGTTCTGATAATGGCACAAAATTGAAAAACTGAGAAAAATATAAGCTAATAACAGTTTTTAAAAGTGTGATTGTTTTAATTCATTCCTGGCTTCCAGCATGCACAAGTTTGTGTTTTGTGGAATGTGGGCTGATTTGAGGTTTCCTTGCACTAAGTGCATGCTTTAATAGAAGCTAGCTACACTTATTTTAACTGCTTACCTGTAACTTGATAATACTTTATTACGTCAAACGAAAGATGCAACTTATTTATACTTAAGTAATTTTTGAATTGATTATACAATAACAACTAAGCCGTAAGTCCCGACTATTTAGGGtcggctacatgaatcttttgccacTATTGAGATCTATAAAAGGCCTCTATATTGAAATCAGTTAAGATTCATATTCATCAGATCTTAATTGGTTATAAATGACTGTAAAGAAAAGATCAAATGAGTAATTAGTTTGGATAGTCTGTATCTGAAATAAATCTAAAATTATGGTTGGATATCCACATTAACCGGTACAACtatgttccttttcttttttcctttagagGAATAGACATTTTACTTATGGAacttcattaacttgaagttcaatgTCTTTCTTTTAGTTGTTTAAATCAAGCCATATGATGTCACCATCTGCTGATTTCATTATTTGATATACGACTTTCCTCTgaagatatatttttttcttgtattaCAATTTTTACAATCAGATCTGTCTTAGTTTCTTATTTTATTACATTTGCATTTTCCAGCTGGTTGAACAAGGCATCGAAGGACAATGTAATTCAGAATGTAAAACCATTGAACATGCTTGTCAAGAGGTAAAACTTTTGCGTGTGATGCTGTGTGATATAGAAAATGACTTTTATGTGTAATGTCAGGATACAGCACTAGCATGTGTATATTTTTTAATAGAAGACTGTCATTGCTGAACTTCTATTATGTTCTAGGATTTGTGCAACTATAAATCTGTTtcactattgatatactccacaAAGTTTAGGCCTTTTGGCTACATATAAGGGGGTCATTGATGATGCCTTTGTTTCTTTAAGAGATTATAGAAAACTATACTAATTAGATCTCTCATTGTATGTTACTAAGAATCGAGCACTATTTTGATTGCAATTCTATATTTCTGTATGCTAGCTGCATTTTCCCAGAGCTATGATTCTGCATGTTTATGTATAACCCAGGATTTCTAacttgcaatatatatatatatatatatatatatatatatatatattataaactgATATTTCAGGTTACATTTTGCTCAAGGACTACATTTGTCTGAACATATGCAGCTAGCCTGATATTTTGTCTATAAATCCTCTTTGTATGTTTGTGGATGTGATTAAAGATTCTCCTGCACAAATGACATAAATGCTACTTGTGATGATGATCTGCTCTGACTTATGGCAGAGATGgacattttttttaacttaaaatttacTGAAATGAACAATATTTTTAATGCTGGTCATCAACATATTGATTCCTGATAACTAGTTGATGTTCACACATTGCCCACATTACAGGGACTAATATTTTTATAGGATATGTATCTGGACGTACATGGTACAGTGATCCTTCAGTTTGCACAAATAGAAAAAATGGTCCTTGACATCTTTTTGACTTTAACATCTCTGTAGTGTTTTTAAAATATGTCTACTAGAGAATAGAGATGTCATTGAACCTGTTTCTTTGGTAAGCAGGTTAAATTTGGTCAAATTCTATGACTTGTCTTGTTGGAAACTCCATAGATTGTGGCAACACTTGCAATTCTATGACTTGCAAGCTCATTCAGATAGCTTGATTTTAGATAATTCATAATTATGCAAACCATGTGGCCTGAGATAGCAGGCGGATATCAACTGCTTCACCTAAGTAATCACTCTTCAAACCCATCATGAACGTTATGGGGCTTTTAAGTTGTCATGCAATGGGAAGAAAAAAGCTCTCACTGTGTATATTGTGTCTAGGAACTAAGTCAGAATTTTTGTGTTGCAAGTGAGCTTTTGACCCTGATCTGATTCCTTTGATTGCTTGCATTAATCACATGCATTAGACTAACAAGAAATTCAAGATTTGATTTGGGAAGGGAATGCCCAAATGACTTCTATAATGTCTACGCCCATAATGTATAGGCTAATCACTCCTTGGTGAAACTTAATTATGTTTAGAAGATCTTGGAGGAATTATATGATGTGATAGTAGGAAGCCTTTGTTTGATTCTTTTAGAATTATACTGCTGAAAACCCTTTTAGTCCTTTTAGTATGTTCTCTTCAATTAGTTTTTTTATTATTGCATTAATGATATGTTCATATATAAAGAAAGATTTGTGTCATATTTGTAAGTTTCCATTCTTTTGTCAGCAGATCATGGGTTACTCAGATACTGATGTTGCAGAATATGTTTTTAGTGCAAGACCTTCAATTGATCAGTTGGTTAAGTTTCTCTGCAAGGATCTTTCTAAAGCATGCTCTGTCAAGCCACCACCTGTTCCTGCGGTAATTGGTTGCAATTCATACTTTGAGATAGTTAAAGAGTTTACAGCATACCTGAAGCTCAATTCTTCTGGGGACCTACAGTATGCTTTCGTGTATCTTTTGATCAAAGCCCACAGAATATTTGTTACATATAATAACTGAGATGTTTAAATGATAAAAAACAATTTCTTTTATAATGAGCAAGTTGGAAGGCATGTGTACTGCTGCTTAGCCATCTGTACCTTTGTTACATCTGTTGCTATATATGACCGCTACTTAGCACATGTCATAGATGTGTCATTTTGCTAGAAGATTGGAAaccatttgaatcataatctGAAAGTATATTACATAACAGAGTAGCTTGAATCACTGAAAGGTCGTTGACCCATTACTACAAGATTTTAGATGTTTGGTATTATAGTGTAGTACCTGTCTATATACAGGAGAAAGATATGAAATTGTTTGATGGGATCTTTGCAAACTTCTAGATTTGCATATGACTAAAATGAGCCAATACTACCAGACATAATCTGCTATTCTTGTCAAACCTAGGTTGAACTTTCAGCATAAGACATTGGTATCTAAGTGCTGCTTATACAGCAGATTCTTATCCATTGGACTTGTAAGAATGTTACTTTCTTTGTTCTACAGCATGATTGACCTTCTTTTCCATTGTTTTTATTGTTGCATACTGAAAACCTCCAGCAAAAGACCTGTGTGCTACAACTTAGCATGTTGCCCCTGCATGGTGCTTGCATTGGTCAGGTCCTGGCACTATGTGTACAGGGTATAGCACGGCATGATGTCCAGTGTCAACTCCCCATTGGTTTTCTGCATGGCATTATACCCAGTGCCATCTTTCCATCAGCAGGACACGTGTTGAACTGCATGCCTAAATATGCAAGAAATTGGCTATCTATGTGCTGAAATATGTCAAACCAGTTTTTGACTGTTGAGGATTGCAAGCAAGACAATGTATCATCTTACTTGAAAAGATTGCATGCTACATGCTGTTGCTGACAGACAGTGGTGTACTGctgatatatgattttgtttGGAATAAGCACTGATAAATCCATGCTTCCAAATTCACAGGATAGGGTTCCTGGAGAACCTTTTATTGCCAAGTCCTCTAAAGATGCTGAAATGGAAAAGATCTTGAGATCTATGGAGGTAGTTTAACTACTGGTTTGACATTAAAATTTTGTCCTATTTAGTTAAATTGATGTTTTTAGCGGTTATGAGGACAGGGTATGCCAGGGGCACCAGGAATGAAAATGTATTCGCGAGAAGATCTAATGAGCGGCAAATTTAGT is from Musa acuminata AAA Group cultivar baxijiao chromosome BXJ1-6, Cavendish_Baxijiao_AAA, whole genome shotgun sequence and encodes:
- the LOC135580831 gene encoding uncharacterized protein LOC135580831 yields the protein MDPIILESPTRAKPLVFGPLAGPNFHSVLKESIDRYLIEVKKESCDFSAFRSIFFRLLQSSVDPPIEVIWFYSALGYHEAIRSKRDVLDRVFAIRDLLQLLSACSASCNGPKSVALLAPVVSELYHCVREEKKLSGKVAKKMRKEIESLADGVVSYISICSGRSSDGQELCNSYLLPCFIDIVRVWTVQHIGEGDDLNVLFPLVSDEIRASLGQERCWIGHLAGIVVAEAFLLNLSLKVQVDGSPRPDLQKELKVWAVSSISVFQNYIFFDILLRLLLNPPMPVITILNSMDESLVRNILYDAVILVDYSFINPEVEGEHFNDSTMNIIMRRLIVTHEAIQIVRDKGDHNRAVSYTNAFSTSCVPNTLIKWATYQVGVQKLNRPSAPTPQCFLKWLLVLEEQGLKIFENITELRSKLKFEEANVVSGTTKFDSDSKKTDDDLFFFDNKGEGDKDVAEDMETVDAAFFSAAHSMKSDTDKGRRKRKEMGYDGESQVKFVKYKIHDKSVKDYFKVAGADSLSSGSEVENPHSSDEMEE
- the LOC103989143 gene encoding uncharacterized protein LOC103989143, with product MAEMARLSQRILSSLFLLLLLFIYSSLPYFVASSKKPPSAARKGDIPFIRCQVCEKIAHRIIHQVKKKEAQISPKKVSEFQIIEIAENICNLKKEEADWIRQIDVVEKGDKLELVEQGIEGQCNSECKTIEHACQEIMGYSDTDVAEYVFSARPSIDQLVKFLCKDLSKACSVKPPPVPADRVPGEPFIAKSSKDAEMEKILRSMEGMPGAPGMKMYSREDLMSGKFSEADDDDDDDDDDEDNFSGKLGNILNDKDPPKQDYKQKILQGITGTGTVIKENINKVSEQIKNWWTGKTKDSSHPKAKKTDL